In the genome of Pseudomonas sp. B33.4, the window GATTGGGGCCGTCGTCAACTGGCCTACGCAATCAACAATGTTCACAAGGCTCACTACGTGATGCTGAACGTTGAGTGCACTGGCAAGGCCCTGGCCGAGCTGGAAGACAACTTCCGCTACAACGATGCAGTGATCCGTAACCTGGTCATCCGTCGCGACGAAGCCGTTACCGGCCAGTCCGAGATGCTCAAGGCTGAAGAAAACCGCAGTGAGCGCCGTGAGCGTCGCGACCGTCCTGAGCACGAAGGCGCCGAAGGCACCGATAGTGATGACAGCGACAACAGCGATAACGCTGACGAGTAATCCACGGACCTTATTAAGGAGCCTATCAAATGGCACGTTTCTTCCGTCGTCGTAAATTCTGCCGCTTCACCGCTGAAGACGTGAAAGAGATCGATTACAAAGATCTCAACACTCTGAAAGCCTACGTATCCGAGACCGGCAAAATCGTTCCAAGCCGCATCACCGGTACCAAAGCTCGTTATCAG includes:
- the rpsF gene encoding 30S ribosomal protein S6, yielding MRHYEIIFLVHPDQSEQVGGMVERYTKLIEEDGGKIHRLEDWGRRQLAYAINNVHKAHYVMLNVECTGKALAELEDNFRYNDAVIRNLVIRRDEAVTGQSEMLKAEENRSERRERRDRPEHEGAEGTDSDDSDNSDNADE
- the rpsR gene encoding 30S ribosomal protein S18 is translated as MARFFRRRKFCRFTAEDVKEIDYKDLNTLKAYVSETGKIVPSRITGTKARYQRQLATAIKRARFLALLAYTDSHGR